The Porphyrobacter sp. HT-58-2 genome has a window encoding:
- a CDS encoding M48 family metalloprotease, whose protein sequence is MAARGFAAHVAHNWQRGLMFVGLYALTFVPISLLVLGLVPLVLGNAMGSALIDPLGFAATYLPLAIVLTLTILATRYFGFRREVAEALSIREVTAGQEPRLVRIGEEQAIMQGLARPQFGVIETTARNALSVGATPSQRMIAVTRGLMDALDDDEIAAVIAHELAHFRAGDAAFLSLNYALFQTAAWLQTYNPLKIDKQVHHKVQWHLVVMIALPIFLVALGLGGIMTSLAWRLTRMADASVRATRDFVADAEALRITHFPEALQSAITKCEGLGYFKGAERFEALLFSGNPAAQGGTHPTARERIDAMAGVAAELFMPGRTRRDTRTAMARASTAPLAAQGGFGRRGLQPGIASASAAATVPIGAGVVTNGFTLADRRPQDVPREPGLWLLVAQVFDRKGARAWEREMYEQLRWRADDNRNFLGATPEMTMWFVGALAISAALYGSISTSPADFLQRISGRAYFEMSDRAVSGEASCAGKVKGCRPDGTIDMTFSN, encoded by the coding sequence ATGGCTGCGCGCGGCTTTGCCGCTCACGTTGCCCACAACTGGCAGCGCGGACTGATGTTTGTCGGGCTATACGCCCTCACCTTTGTCCCGATCTCGCTGCTCGTTCTGGGCCTTGTACCGCTGGTTCTGGGCAATGCGATGGGATCGGCCCTGATCGACCCGCTCGGCTTTGCGGCGACCTACCTGCCGCTGGCAATCGTGCTCACGCTGACCATCCTCGCCACCCGTTATTTCGGTTTCCGGCGCGAAGTGGCCGAGGCGCTGTCCATCCGCGAAGTCACAGCTGGGCAGGAACCGCGGCTTGTCCGGATCGGCGAAGAACAGGCGATCATGCAAGGCCTCGCCCGCCCGCAATTCGGCGTGATCGAAACAACCGCCCGAAATGCCCTTTCGGTGGGCGCGACCCCGTCCCAACGGATGATCGCGGTCACACGCGGGCTGATGGATGCCCTCGACGACGACGAGATAGCCGCGGTGATCGCGCACGAACTGGCGCATTTCCGCGCTGGCGATGCGGCCTTCCTGTCGCTCAATTACGCGCTATTCCAGACTGCGGCGTGGCTGCAGACCTACAATCCGCTCAAGATCGACAAGCAGGTGCATCACAAGGTGCAATGGCATCTGGTGGTGATGATTGCCTTGCCGATCTTCCTTGTGGCGCTCGGTCTGGGCGGCATCATGACATCGCTCGCGTGGCGGCTGACCCGGATGGCCGACGCCAGCGTTCGCGCGACCCGCGATTTCGTTGCCGATGCCGAGGCGCTGCGCATCACCCATTTTCCCGAGGCGCTGCAATCGGCGATCACCAAGTGCGAGGGTTTGGGTTACTTCAAGGGTGCAGAACGTTTCGAGGCGCTGCTGTTTTCGGGAAATCCGGCCGCACAGGGCGGCACGCACCCTACCGCGCGCGAGCGCATCGATGCGATGGCGGGTGTTGCAGCCGAGCTGTTCATGCCCGGCCGCACACGTCGGGACACGCGCACCGCGATGGCGCGGGCCTCGACCGCACCTCTGGCAGCTCAAGGCGGTTTCGGGCGTCGCGGGCTGCAACCGGGCATTGCCAGTGCCTCTGCGGCAGCAACCGTTCCCATTGGCGCTGGTGTCGTGACGAACGGCTTCACGCTTGCTGATCGACGCCCGCAGGACGTGCCGCGCGAGCCGGGGCTGTGGCTGCTTGTTGCGCAGGTGTTCGATCGCAAAGGCGCCCGGGCATGGGAGCGCGAGATGTATGAACAGTTGCGTTGGCGCGCCGATGACAACCGCAACTTCCTTGGCGCCACACCGGAGATGACGATGTGGTTCGTCGGTGCCCTGGCGATATCGGCTGCCTTATATGGCTCGATAAGCACCTCGCCTGCGGATTTCCTGCAGCGGATTTCGGGGCGCGCCTATTTCGAGATGTCAGACCGTGCTGTGTCAGGCGAGGCCTCCTGCGCCGGTAAGGTCAAGGGGTGCCGCCCCGATGGGACAATCGACATGACTTTTTCAAACTGA
- a CDS encoding HigA family addiction module antitoxin, translating into MAIKLHDSFAIHPGPWLLEEIVKPYNMNVSSTADHLKVTRPALSRLLNGRAALTPEMAIRFEKAFGISAATILRMQSTYDLARAKSGTETISIERVREPSQLASGVLSKNMLPILRRA; encoded by the coding sequence ATGGCGATCAAGCTCCATGACAGCTTCGCGATCCACCCGGGCCCTTGGCTGCTCGAAGAGATCGTGAAGCCTTACAACATGAACGTGTCGAGCACGGCAGACCATCTCAAGGTAACCCGGCCAGCCTTAAGCCGTCTGCTCAATGGCAGGGCTGCGCTGACGCCGGAGATGGCTATCCGCTTCGAGAAGGCGTTCGGTATTTCTGCGGCCACTATTCTGCGGATGCAGTCTACCTATGATCTTGCGCGAGCCAAAAGCGGAACAGAGACCATCAGCATTGAGCGTGTGCGCGAACCCTCTCAGCTTGCATCAGGCGTGCTATCTAAGAACATGCTCCCGATCCTTCGGCGCGCTTAA
- a CDS encoding type II toxin-antitoxin system RelE/ParE family toxin — protein MEIGTIRHKALRRFAETGKPAGLMEADRLRRMLAFIVSAGSVDELAVPPNFGFHPLTGDRERYFTMTVTRSWRLTFTLIDELTVADLDLKDYH, from the coding sequence ATGGAAATCGGAACCATTCGCCATAAGGCGCTTCGCAGGTTTGCCGAAACCGGGAAGCCAGCAGGGCTGATGGAGGCAGACCGGCTTCGCCGCATGCTGGCGTTCATTGTGTCGGCGGGGAGTGTGGACGAATTGGCCGTGCCACCGAATTTCGGATTTCATCCCCTCACCGGAGACAGAGAGAGATATTTTACAATGACGGTAACCCGAAGCTGGCGGCTGACATTCACACTGATCGACGAACTGACCGTCGCTGATCTCGACCTGAAGGACTATCACTGA